In Babesia bovis T2Bo chromosome 4 map unlocalized Chr4_2, whole genome shotgun sequence, the sequence TCTTCCATGCGTATTTAAGACCCTTCATAGCATCCCTGAAAGTGCACTTCACAGTGCTGAGACCCTCAGCCTCAACACGCTTGTAGTGTTCCTTAATGGAAGCCCTGGTGAAGTAAATAGCCAAGTTAATAGCAGATACAATGGACATGCAAATAACGAATGAAATAATGCAGTACATGGACTTGCGAACATCATCAGCACTGTTAGAAGTGAAGACAGTGTTCTGAAGGATAACAGAAAGAGTGAATGGTACAATACCACCAATAGCGAAACCGAAACTGAAAGCACCAAGGTGGTTAACAGGACCGAAAGCAATGAAGGTGAATGAAGTAATAATGTTTGATCCGAAGATGGCACCAAGAGCAGCAGTACCACCAAGATACAAACCCTTACCAAGGGTACCGGTGAACTTGCTTACAACGAAAATCTGGAATGCATTGCCTATAGCCTGAATGAGGCAAAGGAATACAGTGAACCATGGCTTCAATGGGTTCATCCAGAAAATAATGATGTTAACCAACAAAGCAGCACCTTCCAAAGTGAAAACAACGAGAGAAGCAAAGTTCTCAACACCCAAAACAGCAGGAGCCATACCGGACATCATGAACATAACGTGAAGGTTAAGCATGACACAGAAACCCTGACTGATGGCAGTGAACATCATGTATGCAGGGTTAGGCTGGTTCTTCCTGTTGTCCTCAAGGTCTCTGGCGAGGCCGTTGGTGGTCTCGTTAGAGGCGACACTCATATTCTTGAAGTTCTGCGACATCTTGACAACCAATCCGTGTGTATTATCGACCGATCAAAATGCTTAAAATGAAAATTAATGGCAAAAAAACTACAATGTACAATCgaataaaatatatacagtcGTATGAATATAACCCGTGCACTAAATGCAAGTCAATTATATCATGACAACGTCACAAGCAATATCCAAACGCGGCACACAGGATTCTGTCACAAAAGCGTTTATGACAAGTGCACAACGTAAGATGTGGTAGCTTTATATTAATTAAGAACCCTTAAGATAAAGGATCCTACTTGCCACCCTTTAAAACTTTGCAAGTAACGCCAGGTAGGTTTGATGTCGTGTAGCGTGAATGCAGGAGGGCACCACGACCCAAGGTAAAAATGTAAAGGCAAACACAGCGCATAAAGACAactggaatatatattttgtgcatgttaatgtttatattatactCATATACGTATAACTGGCTGTATCAAAACTACAGGGCTTCGCATATGGAACTTGGAGAGGTGTATCGCTAAACTGATATACACGAATAGATATAGCTACGGTCTGTGCAGATAATGTGCATTTAAAAGGTTAAATTAACAGTAGAATACTGATATATGTCGGTCGTGATGCACTCCTCATCACAGTTTTCTCCAAACCGTGAACATTTCCGTGGCACAACACGGGTATACCATTAATCCACATGAAAGTATATGGTAtaacatgtgtaatattttatacaatGCCTATAAATGGCGTTTACCAGAGTAAAGTCCAGATCTGGAGTCGTCCAGACCGTCCCTCGAATGAAAATATTGCTTGTTGTTGTCACACGTACGCTCGAATAACTCAACTtgctttacacatttactAATATCATCACCATTTTGTATCAGGCAGTCGCGAAGCGGCTTCATCTGACAGTAATCGTCACGCTTTCGTACAACCTGCTTCTTAGGCATCTTACACGAAGTTGCGAAATGATTCGTACGCAGAACGGTAAGACTCAATGCAGTCGTCACCTAGCTCCTTAGCTATATCGTTGCATGTATTAGACAAAGAATCCACAACATGGGCAGGAACGAAATCACGATAAcataatattaaaattgcCTTATCTCGAGTATCAAGGTCCAAACTGTTAGATGAGAAATGCCTCAGTGCAGCTATTTTAAGCCTTTGTGAAAATTTACGAGCGCCTAATAGTGTATAATGGGAACTTAATACAGCAATGCCCATCAACGTCAACACTACCTGGTCTTTATCCCCAGACACTAGTACACATTTTTGTGCAATTACATCCAATATTAAAGTCGCTTCCGCATCAAGTTGTGGCCATAGGGACTCGATATTGAACACGATGTTGTTGAAACCAGTAGTGTGCAACCATGTCAATACACATCCTTCCTCACCGTAGGTATCGAAAACGCATCCACGTGATTCAGGAGGTCCTTCTGATTCCATAGACTCACATATACGTTGCAAAACTTCATTCATATTGGCGTTTACTGATAATACGATCTCGTCAGGAGCCATTGTAACCAATCTAGAAAGAGCCTTTATTTGAGATGTACAAATTTCCCGTGAGCTCATATGACGCTCTATAACGCCAATAACACCCTTAGAGACCTCATTTATGACGGCAATGAAACTTAGGTGGATATGGTCCGATATAGCCTTAGAAACCTCGGAGAGTGCTCCTTCCATGTTAATGCCAACGGTATTATAAACTGCTACAAGAAACTCATTTGTACCGAGGTCTTTACATATATGCGATGCGCGGCTCTTAAGACTATTGCTGAAGTTGATCATCTCTTCAAGATCAACACGCTCAAAACTACGACGCAATAATTCCATAGATTCCAACCAGTATACATCCTCAACATAGGCTCCAGGGTAATCAGAAGGCGATGATTCAACCTCAGAGGTTGAATCTGTTACAGCCAAACCGATCATATCCCAAAGCCTAGATAATGCACTAGTGTTGAGCCCAAAGCAAAAAATGCGATACATAGTGGAAGTGACAAGCTGTGCCAACAGGTCTTCAGTGCTGGTTAGACTGCCTAAAACGATACGACTGTTCTCTAATTTAACAGCCTTTACACGCTTACACCAAAGACGGCGGTAGTCACAACGATAACGCTCACTGTTCATTAATAAGCATAAAGATGCCTCTACTAGTAATAACAACTTACTACTTCCGAATGCAGAATCGCAGTTGCGCATTAACTTGGAGATGTTATATCTAATAACAGCTGGAATCTCCTTTAAAACGTCATGGAAGTGTTCAGGATAAATGCGATTAACACTACGCTCACGACCAGATAACACTGACGCAAGATAATCAACGGATACGTGTGAATTCTCAAATGGTTCATCATGTGAATCAGGCTCCGACGGACGCAATTTATCCGATACGTCCAATCTCTCAACTAAATGGGACACCAATGTAATTAACTGCGGGTAATCCTTTGTAAGCAACTGGTATGATTTAAGCAACCGCCCCCTCTTTAGTAATCCAAAGTTAGTCATTGAAATTCGTTGTAACACGTGAACGCTTCGTAGAAGCATAGCAATCTGGTCGGTACCCTTGCTGTCTGATACATAATCTACAGTTCCGTCATTACAACCAATCTCGGTGCACCGATTTATCAAATCATGCAACTCTTTATCATACGTATCACCGCTACCTAACAAATCGAGAGTTGCTGTAATGCCAATCTTGCGACATTGTTCCGCCAACTCATTCAAACCAGATTGAGCTTGCCTAACAAGCTTGCACATTCCTAACATTGTACTAGAATATAAAGTTATGGACTCTAATTCCTTAGTCATTACAGATTTTATTTCGTTATCCAAGTGGTAGCTGGCCAAATGCATGTTCTGTAGAGTCTTCATTACCGTCATCTCATCAGTTTCAATAAAGAGTCGCTCTATGTCAACATTCTGAAGTGCACATTCCTGAGAATCCAACGATTGAGGTGGCGGACACGACGAAACCACAATGGGCTCCATCGTTCAAAACTAACGCAAAAGAAGTACCAAAGACAAATGTGTCTAAAAACCCCTAAAATAGGGACGGACTAATAAAACGCCATAGGTACTcaacatagatatataaaatcTGAAAATGTGTGTTCTATACTACACAtcagttatatataaatcgGGCACTTATAACCAGAATGGCGCTTAATAGCCCTCATGACGTTGCTATGTAAGGTTATAGAGTTCATTGATATGCCATAACTAAGACCATGAACACGACGCGCATATAAAACCGTCGGAGTCGGTAATGTTTTTtcaaaaacaaaatgataGATTGTAATACATTCGCGACAGCCGACTTAAAATGACATCAAAAAACCAAGACGTATATTTTTCCTATAATAAAGTACTATACATTATAATAAAAAAATAATGTGATGCCAAAAGTATTAACACTCAGGCAATGAAACAACACCTCATGTATAAGCTGTTGGTAGAACCTCAGCTGTATACATAAGTAGTGGAAGACGAATCCCCGCCTTCCACATTAAGAGTACAATAACTGTAGACATCTCATTTAATCCATATTATAGGCATCAAGAGAAAACACCAGATCGTGTGTCACTATCATATTAACAATGTCACCACGAAATTTTGGACTGCGTTTAAGAAAAATGTGGACGCGAATTAAACAATGAAATCGACTGCCATATTGTCATCGAACTCGCGACCTGGTAGAACCTCGAGAGCTACGTTTTGACTGACGTTGAACATTCATTGACTCACGAAGATCACGCAAATACTTAAGGGAATCTAGAGTAACACGCCTATTGATTAACTGTAAATGGTAAATCCACAGGTATGAACAACCACGACGCTTGCATGTTTTTAGACAGTTGTAAGCAGCAACATCCCAAAGACCGAGAACATAAGCAGCCTTATAAAGCTCCACAATGGTCATGTCTCCAAAAGTGCTTTTCGTCGCGATCTTCATTCCATTCGCAGCTAGTACAGGATCGCACAACTCAGCATTCTTCATTCGGACCATGTGTAGAACCTTTCGCAAATTGGTACGCCCGCTGGTGCCAATTGGTATGTTGAAACCAGGATACCAACGAATAAGATCGCCTGGTTTTATTTGAGTCTCAGCATACATAGCAACACGTAACGCTTCCTCGTAAGCTGCGGCCTTGCCACAGCCACCAGCGGGACACGATCGAACCTGTTTTTCTAGGGTACCATCTTCCTTGCTAGACCACCAAGTAACAACATGTGCCTGCTGAGACTCATCCCATGTAATAGTGGGTAAAAAGTTTAATTTCTCACTGGCACATTTCAACAGTATCTCGTTCAATTCAGTGCTGGTGGCAACGGGATCCGTTACAACCCTATGCTTCTGCAAACTTGCGCCGCCAAACTCACCAGAGTTTTTGGTACGTAAGTAAACATATGTGTCATGAGTAACAGCCTCACTGCGATTAAGATCATATTGATTGGCCAAATCTTCGATATATCGATTCCCTTCTAACGATTGACGCAATATAGATGGGTCTATTTGAGATTGGCTGTTCTCATCATCCCTAAATGTTTCCAAAACGCCCTTGAAGTTGTTTAACCCATCAACAGTACCACCGAAGTAGTCCTCCGTTGTAGAGTTAGTCATTTGGAGACCCTTAGAGTGGTGGTTTGACTTTTCAACCAATTTTGACGAAAAATCAACCACATGAGTGTCACCTGCGGGGGGGTCGATATATTCACGTTTGACCAAACGATCCATTGCGTCTAAATGCCCCGAATGTCTTGATTGCATGACCTTACCCTCAGCAGATGGATCCACGCCACCGTGGTGATAGTAGCCAGCCACTGAACGATCATAGTGAGACCCAATTCCAGCATCTGATGTAATGTTACTAGGGAGGTACATAACGTTAGATTCAACGGGCTCCGTGCTCATAGTGTCCATATCAAAAGTGGGATAAGAAGCGTTGTGTGACATAGAGAAATTTGTGTCGCGATTGCCCAATGCATTCCTTCTACCGCCTGATAAACGATGGCGTGTCGTAGGGGTACTTGTCTTAGTGGTATCACCACTGGTATATGCAGAATCGCTCTGGACGTATTGGCGGAAGTTAGGAGACTTTGTTGAACCACTAGAATCATAGGGGCCAATCATTGATCTTTTAGTACCAATCGTTGGGCCTGACAAATCCGATGTAGAATTCAAACGTCGCACTACACGATGGTTGGATATGGCATACGAACCCTTGTCTCCTTTGCGATCAGAGCTTTCTTTGTTCTTGGACGATTTTTCTAAATCTCGAAGTAAAGCCGCATAGGAAGAAATATCTGCCGTACTCACTTTGTTGCGATTCGGTGTAATGTCAACATTTACAGGACCCAAAAACTGCTGTGTTAGAGCCGATAAATATTTAGTATTCATCATAGCCATTGGTTCAGGCTTGATATTGGAATCACCCATGTGAGATATTTGCTGCATCGTGTGAGAATCCACATGTAAGTTTTCCGCAGGGGCACCTTCAGTAACTGGGAAGTGTATAGAAGGCATCTCATAAGATCCACAAACGGTGTTGGTTGTAGTATCCATGGAAACCAGGTGATCTAGAGTGTCATAACCATCGGATACCGAAGGGACGTAACTTGTATAACTGTTCACATCCTTCATATTGTTGAATTCTCCAACTCCGTAGAGCCCAGTTTCATTACCACCCCCAGTCGTTAGGTTGAATACAGTAGTAGAAGCTGAACTGTCTTGGTGTTGAAACATACCCGACATATTATAATTAACATGGGATAGGAAAGAATCAGATGATGCGAACTTGTCATGTGAACTCAAGGAGTAACCTCCCATGTATTCCCCGTAACTAGTGTCAATGCTAAATTGGGTGCTACCAATGGACGGGCAGGTGTCCTGGTAGGATGTTGGAGTAGATACATCATTCCATTTGCTGCCTTTCCAATCAGCTAAGTAACTTGGCTCCATGCCAACGATTTCTTGTTTATAAGGATCATTCAAAGATCCATATATATCCGAAGAACGAAAGTTGACGGCAGATTCCCCCAATACAAGTGGTTCCAATGGGTAAGTCTCCCCAACCAAGTCTCTAGTGACATTAAACTCGCCATCATTAGGTGTATAGTCTAGGAATTCGCCATCATGCTTTGGATTTACCTGCGGCAACATTTCAATGTGCCCATAGACGTCTCAATGACCTTGGTAGGTACAAGAGAACGTAAAGCACAACAATAAGATAAATCTTTAAAGCATTAATATTCTCTGATTTAACGTGATGTGAGGAAAATAAAACTCAGACGTTATTATCCATACAACAATGCTGATCTTTGGTTCGTTTGTTCGGAAATAACCGCGTGAAGATAGTTCAATATCTTACCTAAAGTAGATGTAACTAAGTATATCATACGAATACACGCCTTATAAATATTTGTGAAACGTATGTAAGAAACCTGCGGGTGGCCGGAACAGTATGTCGTTTATCCGAATGGAAACACCTTCCCGTATCCTAAGACCAGAAATCAATGAGAAATGTCCAACGATTGTAAATCGGCGAATATAATGTTGTAACTTAAAATAGTTTAGTGTAATAGGCATTATGTTTCCTTGAGTATACGATAGAAATAAGAAAAGGAAACACCCTTTCCAACGGCAAAATTGACAAACGGCATGCACAGTCAGCAGAGGACAATGAATCACATATCAGACTTCAGTGGCCCACATTTAGAGGCCTAATTGGCCAGTACTTGTTTCTCCTGCCAATCTAAATCCACTTGTCAATTTCACTTTATTATAGAACTTGAAAGTGGCAATCAGCAAAAAGTTAGCTCCATCTTAAAGCAATTTATACATGCAAAACATAGATAGACAAGGTGATATTCCACTCAAATAAGGCTCTCACTTCCAATACAACATTGTGAAGGTCAGAAACTTAAGTTAAAGACTATTTTGTTGACCATAACTTCCTACCTTCTTTACCACTAGCAAAGAAGAAATTAAGATTAACAACGCACTCTAGATGCTCATGAAATATTTATGAGTGTATATTTGTTAGTAGAAAAGCGATTCAAGACATATAGTGGCAGTAGAAGCTATATATGTCCGATAAAG encodes:
- a CDS encoding putative integral membrane protein, which encodes MSQNFKNMSVASNETTNGLARDLEDNRKNQPNPAYMMFTAISQGFCVMLNLHVMFMMSGMAPAVLGVENFASLVVFTLEGAALLVNIIIFWMNPLKPWFTVFLCLIQAIGNAFQIFVVSKFTGTLGKGLYLGGTAALGAIFGSNIITSFTFIAFGPVNHLGAFSFGFAIGGIVPFTLSVILQNTVFTSNSADDVRKSMYCIISFVICMSIVSAINLAIYFTRASIKEHYKRVEAEGLSTVKCTFRDAMKGLKYAWKIVVVQFLSYMNLLTFYPGVVPSCMDLPLNRKIMLIGVFQISETVGRGIAVFIEKKYLLCNTLTKVMVLTVANIGTAIFLLCAILYHQIVFFNNIVSITIGIITLGAVGGYCNSFADRCIREEIPEDLGKEVTVSATTVFRIIVTGFCVLGSLGSTFLVPAIPKIPEPVVKAAEQLAEKVAEGAGAAANAASTAAEAGAGAAANAAATAGAMLSETAKTVLSSTVHP